TTCTCAGAAAACTGGGAATGTGTGAcagtttgtatgacagtgatgcatATTTATAACTATCATGGGATAGTCAAAACAAGGATgcgtttgcatgcacacacaagcttttttccagtttctgtccaccaaatctatTTGCAAagccttggttggcctgagtGCATAGTAAAAGGCAATAGCCTAAGGTGTCACAGCCCAAACCAtgcagttaggaagcaaacttcttaaccatacagttaGAAACTACACTGCAGGGAACTCAAGATATTTATGGAACTAATTATCTTATTTCCATCACCAATGCCTCtatataattcatcatcatcattcttttttgATGCAACTACTCACACACTTTGTAATATCTTAGATACCATATTCCTTCAATCAAGGAGACAAAAGACTGATGATTTGTACATAGCAGTGCCTGTACCGATTCAGAAAGAGGTCAAACACATCATCGGTTAATGtcggttttccatgctgccattgGTTGGATGGCtcgacaggaactggcaagaccaGGCACCAacccaggttccatagtctgttttggatgcctttcctaatgccaataactttacagagtgtcatcatcatcatcatcgtttagcgtccgctttccatgctagcatgggttggacggttcaactggggtctgggaagcccgaaggctgcaccaggcccagtctgatctggcaatgtttctacggctggatgcccttcctaacgccaaccactccgtgagtgtagagggtgtttttatgtgccaccaacacaggtgtcagacgaggctggcgaacggccacgctcggatggtgttttttatgtgccaccaacacaggtgccagacgagtctggcagacggccacgctcggatggtgttttttatgtgccaccgacacaggtgccagacgaggctggcgaacggccatgctcggatggtgttttttttatgtgccacggacacaggtgccagacgagtctggcgaacggccacgctcggatggtgttttttatgtgccaccgacacaggtgccagacgaggctggcgaacgaccacgctcggatggtgttttttatgtgccaccgacacaggtgccagacgagtctggcgaacggccacgctcggatggtgttttttatgtgccaccgacacaggtgccagacgagtctggcgaacggccacgctcggatggtgttttttatgtgccaccgacacaggtgccagacgaggctggcgaacgaccacgctcggatggtgttttttatgtgccaccgacacaggtgccagacgaggctggcgaacggccacgctcggatggtgttttttatgtgccaccggcacggaggccaggcactaagtgtttttaaaattttttatgtggtTCTATCACCAAAACTTTTTTACATATCACAACAAACTATGAAAAGCTGTCAACTGAATTATAAAATAAGAATTCAAACTGATTATCTCCGAAGATACATTGATGCAGAATTTTAAGGATACGTTCGCATAATACGATAAATAGTAGGCAGTCGTTTCAGCATTGCTTCTCTCTGAGCTTTTAAAGGAGTTTGAGTAATGGTTTCTTCTAAGCGTTTTGTTTCCTTTGCCCGGATCTGAAATGTTTAAAACCAGAAACAATTTTACAttgtaattaacaaaaaaaaaaaaatttgtggtaGAGAAATAACACTAACAACATGCAAATGTTCtctttactattactgtatatactcttactcttttacttgtttcagtcatttgactgcggccatgctggagcactgcctttagtcgagcaaatcgaccccgggacttattctttgtaagcccagtacttattctatcggtctcttttgccgaaccgctaagtgacggggacgcaaacacaccagcatcggttgtcaagcaatgctagagggacaaacacagacacacatacatacatatatacgacaggcttctttcagtttccgtctaccaaatccactcacaaggcattggtcggcccggggctatagcagaagacacttgcccaagatgccacgcagtgggactgaaaccggaaccatgtggttggtaggcaagctacttaccacacagccactcctgcgccagtatattttaaagaatataaaatttatatactttGTATTGGTATAAATGATATAAGTACATATTCAGTTGTTCAATGCAGTAGATAACGACTGAAATACTTCACTGAGTAATCTTTAGTTTTTGTTCTTCTAAATGTGTTGTCATTTGTCCAGAATCCAAATACTGTCAGAagaaatttttacattttatctctTGAGAAGAGAAGGAAACTTGGGATAATTCAGATCATTAAGTCCCCATCTCCAAAAAAGAAAATCCTAGGGCTGGCAAAGAaacacttttatttgtttgactttGGTCTTTCCATGCTAGGAGTAGAATGTATTTGAGGTAGGGTCTTATGACTGGATGTTGCCCCTGTTACCAACCATTACCCATTTTTTGAGAACAAGAATGTTTTCGAAAATATGGAGCTCGTGGTCGTTATGACAACAAAAAATGCTTACTCAAGTGAAGTCATGGAATGTTAACattcacagatatacatgtatgcgacACACTTTCTAAAGTTCGCATCACTCAAATTCacttggcccagggctataataggagacacttgcccaagatgcaatgcagtggaactgaaccccaaaccatgcgTTTGTGAAGTCAAAATATTTCAGagaattttacttttatattacaAAGAAACATgtttgataaaatttaaatatggTTTAAGATAAGCAAGTTTAATGTATAAGTAGCAATTGAAAACAATTTAAAACGTGTTAGGATAGTTGAATTATAAAATCCAAAAGTGCATTGCATTAAAAGCTAATTAGGGTAAAATTATGGGATGTCAAAAATGGAATAAAGTCGATATAGAAATAATAGAATACAGATGGTAAAAGgtatatcataaaatatacaaataccaaGAACTACATAGAAGGGATACAACTATATAAATTACAATGTAAAATTCCAtcattacattttaaatattgtgaaatttgtctcggataatatatatcaaatttactGAAAGAGACTCATACTGGTATGGGAAAAATTAACATCATGTATAGCAGATAGAATAAGCAAGGTGAgaaagtggttgttgttgttattaagcaacaagacaggtaagggtgattaggtgatggcctagggcttaggggcaggggaccccagaccttggaaaaaaaaaaaaaaatttggtcgtcttgttgtagtcgagggctctttgttgatgcCTGAcactactgggaggtggcccttgaagtcgctggaaatggagatctccaggtccaaattcttggacggctgagAAAGTGGTTGAATATTAAAGGTATTAGTCAATACATGaagataaatagtaaataatactTACTCTTTCAAGTAACCCAGAGGGGATTCCTTTGATTGATGTATCAACTTTTGGTGTAGATGGTTTATTGGGTGAGCTATTAGCCTTTGAAACATTTATCAAAGCACTTTCCAcctaacgaaataaaaaaaaattttttagactGAAAATTTTCCAACTCTGCAGTTtcagaaaacaataaaagaaaggtATACTTGTTAGTGATATTGTATGTCTATGGCAAATGATGTGCATGTAGAAAATTTATTTTGTGAGGAAATGCAAACagcatatactctcttttactcttttgtttcagtcatttgactgcggccataaagTCAGATacttaaaatgtagagcaaattTTGTGCTGCAATGCCCATTGAAACATCAATCCATTCAGGTTCATTACAACCAGTCAAAACCAGGGGAATCCTTGATGATGTACACCCAAATCTTGATGATGGGCAGTTTTTTCCCCCAGTATGTGGAACTGTCAGAGTTTCTATCCATTGTCATTTAGAAACTGGAATTTCAGTTTCTTTATCACTTCATATCTTCATTTGAACTAGAGTAAGAATCGTTAGTGTCACAGTTACAATTATCTCGAATTCACAGGCAAAAGGCAGTTTGCGTTTGCATGGCcatatatcaaagaaaatttaaTGTACTGAATGATGCTGACAGTTACTGAGACTTGATTTACAAATATTTGTCTTAGCAATGATATTTCTGTCAAGAACGAATGTCTTTCAAACTCTGTTAGACTTTGCAAGCTTCAATCACAAAATGCCTCACAAAGGTTCAAAAAGCTTcataaagaaaatgagaaaacaacaATTTTCTTTCAGTCACAGGAAATCTGCGTAATTGAAAgagttgtttcccttttggaattttttttttggtatttaatAAGGCATTGCTAGATAAAAGCATGCAGTGCCGTTTTTAACTGTTCAGCGAAAGACTTTGAAGTGTGCAGAACATAAACTTTCTAAGAGTTagggaaaatataattttcacaAACGTTTtgatctggggtttttttttttttaccagatggatactctctttttacttgtttcagtcatatgactgcggccatgctggagcaccgcctttaatcgagtaactcgaccccgggacttattcttttgtaagcccagtacttattctatcagtctcttttgccgaaccgctaagtgacggggacgtaaacacaccagcatcggttgtcaagcaatgctagggggacaaacacagacacacacacacatatatatatacatatataggacaggcttctttcagtttccgtctaccaaatccactcacaaggcattggctggcccagagctatagcagaagacacttgcccaagatgccacgcagtgggactgaacccggaaccgcatggttagttagcaagctacttaccacacagccactcctgcgcctatgatataaagttaaatatttaCTGAAGATTCCATTCAACCTCCCCACAGCATCTAGTCACATCAACAAGAATGGGCACAACAGGAGTTGGAAAATCAACCATGTGTCTTAAAATTATTAGTTTGTACATCTTCATTAAATAGCTAAAATTGCTCAAGTGCTTTCTCTTAGGTTGTGACCTCCTAGTCTATAtctaaatttttttctgaaacaagTTTTAACCGACACACCATACCCAAAATACAACAGTCATAGGAAGAGGAAGAACCTATTACTGACCTCAAGacgaaaagaaaaactgaaacttACCTTAGGGTGTAGTTTCCCCCTTGTTGCATTTAAAACCTCATGAGCAGTTTGATAAACCTTGACATACGGAGGCTGGGGTAAAGGAGAAGGTTGAATGTCAGGTACTTGGTCTAATCGGAACTTAGGATGCCAACGAATAAGTCTGTCATCAGAAACTGTCATAGGCTTTGGTAGGCTTTTCAGGAATTCCTACAATAAAAAGGATTTTGATATCATTCTCTCTTTCGTTTATtacgaacagaaaaaaaaaaaaaaaaaaggatcttttcggtttgaacggcagttttttaacatttctaggaaactaaaatattttaaacttcgtatactggtagaatgtgtttatataacatctttttctcttggctttattgagaaaattctatcgtttgtaagacatttgttgttgttttttcttcaatttctgcaatttaaacCAATCAATTATGTCtactgaggtaaaaaacattatgtgccgtatgaatatgttcctcgtttaagaaacagattgggtttatttacatttgtgaagaaaaaaggatacccccctcccctaaccctaaaacagattgaaatgcaatagatcgatactagggtcataattatgggtgacaatttcatatgacaccgctagaaaaaaaaaaaaaaaaagagattctcTTTTACCGCTAACCTCTCAAAAGTATAGAACATGGTTTTGCAATTAtacagagttatgtaccttgaaCCAAGCAAGATAAAAATCCTCGTTTAACATCTGCACTATCTTttttgtattactcttttacttgtttcagtcatttgactgcggccatgctggagcaccgcccttaatcgagcaactcgaccccgagacttattcttttgtaagcccagtacttattctatcggtctcttttgccgaaccgctatgtaacgggggacataaacacatcagcatcggttgtcaagcaatgctagggggacaaacacagacacacaaacacacccacgcatatacgacaggcttctttcagtttccgtctaccaaatccactcacaaggctttggtcggcccgaggctatagcagaagacacttgcccaagatgccacgcagtgggactgaacccagaaccatgtggttggtaagcaagctacttaccacacagccactcctgcgcctattatagaAAAGAATTTAATGTAAAAGCATAGTATATGATTTTCAATAATATGATTTTCATGTTACCAAAGAGAGTGGTAGAGACTATGAtgtggaaaccatgccagaacagacaatggagtctGGTGTGGCCCCCGGCCGTACCAgctttggtcaaaccatccaacccatgccagcatggaaaacggacattagctgatgatgatatataaaccaaattctatctatctatccgctcagtcaaagtcgactctcggtcactcgttggatcagtgtcctccagtcagttctatcctgggccgcttccctcagattggctatgtccattccggtatccctcttgatggtgtcaagccagcgggttcttggtcgggcCTCTTCCTCtcctgccactgaccattccgagaatgatgtccttctccagggattttctccaacCAAATTACATCATTAAAACGTAACTTACAAGCTTCATTATTTGTTACTAATCAAACACACAAGAAcgaactatttttaaaaaattgagaaaaaaacttACTTTATGCAACGTCATGACGCTCTTCACCAAATTGGCATGGAACATTTTCTTTCTGGCAATGAAATGAGTGGCTGTAAGATGCGGGTTGCCATTTTCAGGATctgaagaggagaagaaaagaaaaaggaaatcgtCACCGTTTCAAGACAAATTGTATAAATTTAGCTTAATGTACTGTGTATATCATATCTCTCacgatttgtttcagtcattgaactgcagacttcggaaacattttttcacgctcagagttgctgaagcatggaataaactgcctgcgtcagttgttgactgccatgacactgcatcttttaaggccctcatgctttccgaaatccgccgaaactacacctgattatatatacactttagatgagttgtagtgcacctgagcactgtacacaattattattattattattattattattataccatggtattgtcttgaagggtttaggctATCAAATTGACCATGGCACCTAGTGGATtggtaaaaagaaactgataagactaagttatgggaatgtaaacaaaccaacactgtttgtcaagtaGTGCTGgaggggaaacacagacacacacattatttatctatctatgtgtatatgtatgtatatgtgtgtgtgtgtgtgtatatatatatatatatcatcgtcttcatcatcatcgtttaacgtccgttttccatgctagcatgggttggacggttcaactggggtctgggaagccagaaggctgcaccaggcccagtctgatctggcagtgtttctacagctggatgcccttcctaacgccaaccactccgtgagtgtagtgggtgctttttacgtgccacctgcacacaaacacacatatatatcattatggttatatatatatatatcgttatggtaatattttgccaaataaacacatgcactatatactagttcttcatttcagctttatcatttttcttattttagtatCCTTCATCTGAAATCGTTTGCCACACATctggtgacctcttcagcaactctgcATCCCATGTGTCTCCCCCTGTCCTATTCAGTACATCCTATCTTTCTATGGTGTGTATCTTTACCTGCAtgtgcacgcgcatgcacacacacacacacagaggcttccacacagtttctacctaccaaattcacttaaatgtattagttggcctgaggttatagcacaAGACATTTGTcaaaggtgctgtacagtgggactgaacctgaaaccaagcgAGTGCAGTATCGAGAGATGTGGCTTTGTGTCAAGTGATGAAGAATATGACAAAGGGATAGAAACAGGGATCTTGCTGCAGAGAATATGCATGGCTacccttccggcttcacagaccccagttgaaccgtccaacccatgctagcatggaaagcggacgctaaatgatgatgatgatgatgatgatgatgaccccagCTGGAAAAGACAGAAGAGGATGAAAATCCATCAGGATGTACCCTCGGGTTGCAGGAAAGTGAATATAAGTGGTAGAGAGGATTGGACAGGGTAAGTGAGTGGGTATGTTTGTGAGAGTGGCAGATGGATAGGGACAGAGGGGAATGCAAACAGTGAGAAATATGAGTGGATGCTTGGAGGGCAACTGTGAGagagatgaataataataatagacaaattAACACAATGAACAGTCTTCTAAAAAacatccataggcgcaggagtggctgtgtggtaagcagcttacttaccaaccacatgcttccgggttcagtccaactctgtggcaccttgggtaaatatcttcttatttctttattgctcacaaggggctaaacatagaggggacaaacaaggacagacaaagggattaagccgattacatcgaccccagtgcataactggtacttaatttatcgaccccgaaaaatgaaaggcaaaatcgacctcggcagaatttgaactccaaacgtaaCGGCACATGAAATACCGccaggcatttcgcccagcgtgctaatgtttctgccagctcgctgccttgggtaagtatcttctactatagcctcgggctgaccaaagccttgagtggattggcagagggaaactgaacgaagcccatcgtgtatgtatgtgtgtgtgtatatatatatatatatatacacatatatatgtgtgtgtgtgtgtgtgtgtttgtgcacttctgtgtttgtccctgcaacatcgcttgacaactgatgctggtgtgtttgtgacctctgtaacttagcagttcggcaaaagagaccaacagaataaatactactcttacaaagaataagtcctggggtcaatttgctcgactaaaggcggtgctccagcatggctgcagtcaaatgactgaaacaaaaacaagaatatatatgtatgtacgaaagtGTGTGCTTCTtagtgtttgttcccaccactgcttgacaactggcgatggtgtgtttatgtccctgtaactaagcagtttggcaaaagagatcaatggaataagtactaagctataaaaaaaaaaaaaaaaaaaaagggaaaaacaatgtACTAAGGTTattgatttgactaaaaattcttgaaggcagtgctccagcatggctgcaatctaatgactgaaacgagtaaaagatagaagaggaTAGTCATTTATGCTTACTGCTGTTCTCCATATTGGATTCTTCTAATTGGGGGGTGATAGTCAGTTGGTAGCCCTGATATTTGTAACCAAGTTTTGGAAGACCTTTTTCTTGTTTGAAGTCATATGCATTAGGGTATACAGTTTTTATTTGACCAAGAACCTCTTGCTTAAAATCTCtggaaatacaaagagaaaaacatacaaaAGGTTTGTTTTAATTGATATTGAATCTAATATAGAATAAGATGAAATACATTTCtgaagagtattttttttttcagtgtaaaATATACACTATTCAGATTCTtgaaatatattacacaaaaatgTATTATATGCCAGTAAAGATacataaacaagagcactcagagtgtgcaaacctccgccaaggcaacatcaacgtcctctcaacgattagccagagatgatttttaaaatgagaatatctgaaataaacttgactgctttcacaaatgagaatactaaaaatgaacccgaccgctctcaaaaattaagtgaaaaaaaacaggaaaaataatccagaatccttgtccagtactggatcgatcccaaaatctaatcaattcatgccagtcacaaggtcaaacctccctgaaagtttcatctgaatccatccagtggttcttgagatatcttgtccaaggacaaacaaatgcaactgaaaacaatacctccctCTTTTGGTAGTTCAGAGGTAATAAGCATACTTTTTATTGAATAACAATAAATTGCTTCAAGTTTTGggacaaggccaacagttttaggTGGAGGGGAAGTCCATAACACTGACCCTCAGTACTTGGCCAGTAGTTATACTGTCAACCTTGGAGGGATGAAAAGCCAAGTTGGATTTGgcagaaatgctgctatgcattttgtccaagacactaatgattcttccagcttactaccttaataataataattctaattttagcacaagattagcaattttgagggtagaGAGTAAGCAGATTGCATTAACCCAGCACTTGACTTGGctctatattttatcaacccctgaaatcccttggtgggatttgacctcagaatggagctgaaagaaatatgacaaccaaaatacatttattacagaatttaaaataaaactaattttaataaattcaccTTTTGAGACTTTTTTCAACAGCATCTTTGAGCTTGGAAAAAGTGCAAACTTCTAAGCGGTTGTGTAACATGCGGACAACATCATCTACTCTTTGAAAGAATTCCTCTAAGACTGTATAGGAATAAGGGAGGGTGAGTGTAGATGGTATTGGCAAAATAAGATGCTGGAACCGTTTATAAGCAGGAGTCCTGAAACAGAGACATGACAATTTAGCAAGGAtaagaaatataatcaaaatatattttgtgggacatgagaaggaaaagaagattatgttaaaattttgataaatattattcaattaaaaagaattacaaatacagaaaacaaagttgtcatattttaggtatctctctctctctctctcttttttttctctcttttacttgtttcagtcatttgactgcggccatgctggagcaccgcctttaatcgagcaactcgaccccgggacttattcttttgtaagcccagtacttattctatcggtctcttttgctgaaccgccaagtgacggggacgtaaacacactagcattggttgtcaagcaatgccagggggacaaacacagacatacaaacatacacgcacacacatatatatatatatatacatatatacatatatacgacgggcttctttcagtttccgtctaccaaatccactcacaaggctttggtcggcccgaggctatagtagaagacacttgcccaaggtgccacacagtgggactgaaccaggaaccatgtggttggttagcaagctacttaccacacggccactcctgcgcctatataaattgTTTATAGTTTAATATTTGCTATCCTCCATCCCCCCAAAacccttttctttttgttgtttgttctttttaaatatgtttccaaaaaagttaattaaaaacagaaattttgAAGCAAACGAGGATTtaaatgaaactattttttctatcagtgacacgtaaaagcaccatccgtttcgtggccgtttgccagctctgtctggcacctgtgcgggtggcacataaaaagcacccactacactcacggagtggttggcgttaggaagggcatccagccatagaaacactgccagatcagactgggcctggcgcagccttctggcttcacacaccccagttgaaccgtccaacccatgctagcatggaaagcggacgttaaacgatgatgaagatttaaatgaaactatttttttatCCATGTTAGCATGAATTAGATGAATCGACATTGTTTTGTAGCTGCCCTTCTTGCTGCTAACTCTCACCTACTTTTCAAGTGAAGGAAAATTTCCTTCCATTCAGCTTCAAAGCACAGAGCTGCCAGACAACTTGTTAACAGAGGAATGACAACAATGACTATAGCTTATATGATCACAGTAAGTAAACATTCTCATAGACATACacatcataggtgcaggagtggctgtgtggtaagtagcttgttaaccaaccacatggttccgggttcagtcccactgcgtggcatcttgggcaagtgtcttctgctatagccccgggccgaccaatgccttgtgagtggatttggtagacggaaactgaaagaagcctgtcgtatatatgtatatgtatgtgtgtgtttgtgtgtctgtgtttgtccccctagcattgcttgacaaccgatgctggtgtgtttacgtccccgtcacttagcggttcggcaaaaagagaccgatagaataagtactgggcttacaaagaataagtcccggggtcgatttgctcgactaaaggcggtgctccagcatggccacagtcaaaatgactgaaacaagtaaaagagtaaagagtatcatcaTTTAGCaacccttttccatgctggcatggattggaaggcttgactggaactggtaagctagaGAGCTCCAGCCTGgttttgtttctacagctggatgcctctcctaatgccaatcacttcacagagtgtactggccaTCTTTTACATGTTGCTAACATGGGTGTCATGTATATGAAGAGCTTTGTACCAAATTCAATAATCAACTCAGAGGCAATAGTAGACACTTCCTGAAAGTGCTGTGCAgggagactgaaccaggaaccacatgattgtgaagcaaacctcTTAGCCACACTGCCAGATAATTAACAAGCTTAAACTGATTCTTAGCCAATGAGGAAACCTATGTAAtcactcaaactgctagaaatagaagtcagatCTTTCTCAAATCATTCACTACTGTCATTAAAAAGGAGgatgcattggataatgtagtccttgtaGTCCTATATAAAAAGAACAggacagtcatggctggaacacgtTTGATCGAGTCCTGCTTTATCAAGGTTGGCAGGGAgttaaacaacagaaacaatagtCAATCACCCTCACCTTCCAATTCACAAAGTGCAACAAGTCACATTGGTTTATATAATCCTAGATAGCTTgtgacataaaacaaaaaaaaaaaggtgtgtaaTGGTCTGATTCTTCAGAGCGGCCCTAAGACTAAGCAAAAATTTTTACTTACTTGTTAACTGAGTCAGACTTCTCTTTTTCAAATTCAGGTTGAGTCTTACAGGATGAGCTTTTAGGTTTTTCTTTGGATTTTGTTGCAGCTTTGAGTTCCTTAATTAACAGTAATTGCTTCTTCAGTTCTTCCACTTTACTACATTTCATGagatcaattttgactttttctgGTGTTAAATTTAGCtgaaagaattcaaataaatgttggttatttttgaaagaaaccattacttcaatatagaaatatagactaGTTTATTGCAGACATTGGAATAATGCTTGAATAAACTGGATATGAAATCCAAATCTTTAGATGAACTTCAACacaagaattttttcttttttgcaagaAAATTACAATATCATAAGCTTTTGAATTGTATTTATTATGTCCT
This DNA window, taken from Octopus sinensis linkage group LG4, ASM634580v1, whole genome shotgun sequence, encodes the following:
- the LOC115210991 gene encoding DNA replication factor Cdt1 isoform X2 → MEAKQSTLTNYYNARKKNSQTKLVQDKSVNENAVAIKLTKESSSKLSPVQSKNISRSKRYNPTRTSVVELLDTCNEQSTKLESPKSKNQIKPETPPFCHKTQDNRLICSPSKRKHTETLPDQNTRTPESNNEFTIIKPTKSARKRLPLFDEKDKETEPNELPEEKTKDIESNIEEEKELEDSNFWELEFPLVSNIPRPISPLPETPQKLRRMRSQQMSVHSQTTESGSNDSKELQKATDPVKTTTVRQLNLTPEKVKIDLMKCSKVEELKKQLLLIKELKAATKSKEKPKSSSCKTQPEFEKEKSDSVNKTPAYKRFQHLILPIPSTLTLPYSYTVLEEFFQRVDDVVRMLHNRLEVCTFSKLKDAVEKSLKRDFKQEVLGQIKTVYPNAYDFKQEKGLPKLGYKYQGYQLTITPQLEESDPENGNPHLTATHFIARKKMFHANLVKSVMTLHKEFLKSLPKPMTVSDDRLIRWHPKFRLDQVPDIQPSPLPQPPYVKVYQTAHEVLNATRGKLHPKVESALINVSKANSSPNKPSTPKVDTSIKGIPSGLLERIRAKETKRLEETITQTPLKAQREAMLKRLPTIYRIMRTYFITERKTTLLFNVVVEKICESYTSSISKVDAEKHLELLLEVAPSWISMATTQNGKYLKLNRTVKLQDVQEKINLCCKKLTQ
- the LOC115210991 gene encoding DNA replication factor Cdt1 isoform X1, with product MEAKQSTLTNYYNARKKNSQTKLVQDKSVNENAVAIKLTKESSSKLSPVQSKNISRSKRYNPTRTSVVELLDTCNEQSTKLESPKSKNQIKPETPPFCHKTQDNRLICSPSKRKHTETLPDQNTRTPESNNEFTIIKPTKSARKRLPLFDEKDKETEPNELPEEKTKDIESNIEEEKELEDSNFWELEFPLVSNIPRPISPLPETPQKLRRMRSQQMSVHSQTTESGSNDSKELQKATDPVKTTTVRQLNLTPEKVKIDLMKCSKVEELKKQLLLIKELKAATKSKEKPKSSSCKTQPEFEKEKSDSVNKTPAYKRFQHLILPIPSTLTLPYSYTVLEEFFQRVDDVVRMLHNRLEVCTFSKLKDAVEKSLKRDFKQEVLGQIKTVYPNAYDFKQEKGLPKLGYKYQGYQLTITPQLEESNMENSNPENGNPHLTATHFIARKKMFHANLVKSVMTLHKEFLKSLPKPMTVSDDRLIRWHPKFRLDQVPDIQPSPLPQPPYVKVYQTAHEVLNATRGKLHPKVESALINVSKANSSPNKPSTPKVDTSIKGIPSGLLERIRAKETKRLEETITQTPLKAQREAMLKRLPTIYRIMRTYFITERKTTLLFNVVVEKICESYTSSISKVDAEKHLELLLEVAPSWISMATTQNGKYLKLNRTVKLQDVQEKINLCCKKLTQ